A single Diceros bicornis minor isolate mBicDic1 chromosome 7, mDicBic1.mat.cur, whole genome shotgun sequence DNA region contains:
- the THRSP gene encoding thyroid hormone-inducible hepatic protein, giving the protein MQVLTDRYPKNCLLTVMDRYSAVVRNMEQVVMIPSLLQDVQLSAHGHQAQDPDLYNCFTMLKAIRVDVDHGLLPREEWQAKVAARKANVAENEAAETEEAEEERVSGQLDLEAQFHLHFSSLHHVLTHLTLKAEEVTRKYQEMLGQAM; this is encoded by the coding sequence ATGCAAGTGCTAACCGATCGCTACCCCAAGAACTGCCTGCTGACCGTCATGGACCGGTACTCGGCCGTGGTGCGCAACATGGAGCAGGTGGTGATGATCCCCAGCCTTCTGCAGGATGTGCAGCTGAGTGCACACGGGCACCAGGCCCAGGACCCCGATCTCTACAACTGCTTCACCATGCTCAAGGCCATCCGCGTGGATGTGGACCACGGGCTGCTGCCCCGGGAGGAGTGGCAGGCCAAGGTGGCAGCCCGCAAAGCCAACGTGGCTGAGAACGAAGCTGCAGAGACAGAGGAGGCCGAGGAGGAGAGGGTCTCAGGGCAGCTGGACCTAGAAGCCCAGTTCCACCTGCACTTCTCCAGCCTTCATCATGTCCTCACCCATCTTACCCTGAAAGCCGAGGAGGTGACGAGGAAATACCAGGAGATGCTGGGACAGGCCATGTAG